From the genome of Vicia villosa cultivar HV-30 ecotype Madison, WI linkage group LG2, Vvil1.0, whole genome shotgun sequence, one region includes:
- the LOC131648481 gene encoding uncharacterized protein LOC131648481: MDRDKILRVKSCTAKLLALNELEEKVLKQRSKIEWLKLGDGNNSFFHASLRAKHVSKGMHLLYREDGTMLKTQKDIEQVVVAFYESLMGTAVIPVSYRFNVNGVYTKIMQAKRGLRQGDPLSPMMFAIMMEGDMNSVEHLLKVLQQFSSSTGLVVNPSKCRLFLGGVDSDTRIQIQALTTFQDGELPFRYLGVPMTSKRLDIQHYSILIDKIVARVVKHINSICRSFVWTGGTVVTRKSPVAWHSVCKPRKNGGLNVLDLQYCSDIALMKLL, translated from the exons ATGGACAGGGATAAAATACTTAGAGTCAAAAGCTGCACTGCTAAGTTGCTAGCTTTGAATGAGCTGGAGGAGAAAGTATTAAAGCAAAGGTCTAAGATTGAGTGGCTTAAATTGGGAGATGGAAATAATTCCTTTTTTCATGCTTCTTTGAGAGCAAAACATGTTTCCAAGGGTATGCATCTGTTATATAGGGAGGATGGTACTATGCTCAAGACTCAAAAGGATATAGAACAGGTGGTGGTGGCTTTCTATGAAAGTTTAATGGGCACTGCAG TCATACCTGTTTCCTACCGGTTTAATGTAAATGGTGTGTATACCAAGATCATGCAAGCCAAACGAGGACTACGGCAAGGGGATCCCCTCTCCCCTATGATGTTTGCCATTATGATGGA GGGTGACATGAATTCAGTAGAGCATTTATTGAAGGTGTTGCAGCAGTTCTCGAGTTCCACGGGATTAGTGGTCAATCCTAGTAAATGCAGGTTGTTTCTCGGAGGAGTTGACAGTGATACCAGAATCCAAATTCAAGCGCTGACTACATTCCAAGATGGAGAGCTACCATTCAGATATCTTGGTGTTCCGATGACAAGCAAGAGGTTAGATATCCAGCATTACTCAATCCTCATTGATAAGATTGTTGCTAGG GTGGTGAAGCATATTAATTCTATATGTAGGTCATTTGTTTGGACTGGTGGAACTGTTGTGACCAGGAAGAGTCCAGTGGCCTGGCATAGTGTGTGTAAGCCTCGGAAAAATGGAGGATTAAATGTGTTGGATCTGCAATATTGTAGTGACATAGCATTGATGAAACTGCTATGA